A window of Azospirillum lipoferum 4B contains these coding sequences:
- a CDS encoding phosphocholine cytidylyltransferase family protein has product MKAIILAAGRGSRMKAMTEDRPKCLVEIAGRSLLDCQRAALTGAGAGPLAVVRGYRGEAFEGRGLTLFDNPRWAETNMVMSLVQAAPWLSAEPCLVSYADIFYPAETVRRLMAAEGDIVISYDPDWLALWQSRFADPLVDAESFLLDATGRVVDIGRKVQSLDEIQGQYMGLLKFTPAGWAQVTGYLDGLEPAARDKLDMTGLLSRLIAAGVAIRAVPSAPGWGEVDSQSDLDHYIAEVAAGRVALPV; this is encoded by the coding sequence GTGAAAGCGATCATCCTTGCCGCCGGGCGTGGCAGCCGCATGAAGGCCATGACCGAGGACCGGCCGAAATGTCTGGTCGAAATCGCCGGGCGCAGCCTGCTGGACTGTCAGCGTGCCGCCCTGACCGGTGCCGGCGCCGGCCCGTTGGCCGTGGTGCGTGGCTATCGCGGCGAGGCGTTCGAGGGACGCGGGCTGACCCTGTTCGACAATCCCCGCTGGGCCGAAACCAACATGGTCATGTCGCTGGTCCAGGCGGCCCCGTGGCTGAGCGCCGAACCGTGCCTCGTCAGCTACGCCGATATCTTCTACCCGGCGGAGACGGTGCGCCGGCTGATGGCGGCCGAAGGCGACATCGTCATCAGCTACGATCCCGACTGGCTGGCCCTGTGGCAGTCGCGCTTCGCCGATCCACTGGTCGACGCCGAGAGCTTCCTGCTCGACGCGACCGGCCGGGTCGTCGACATCGGCCGCAAGGTCCAGAGCCTCGACGAGATCCAGGGCCAGTACATGGGCCTGCTGAAATTCACCCCCGCCGGCTGGGCCCAGGTCACCGGCTATCTCGACGGGCTGGAACCGGCGGCGCGCGACAAGCTGGACATGACCGGCCTGCTGTCGCGGCTGATCGCCGCCGGCGTGGCCATCCGGGCGGTGCCGAGCGCCCCCGGCTGGGGCGAGGTCGATTCCCAAAGCGATCTCGACCATTACATCGCAGAGGTGGCTGCCGGGCGCGTCGCGCTGCCGGTCTGA